A window of the Bufo gargarizans isolate SCDJY-AF-19 chromosome 1, ASM1485885v1, whole genome shotgun sequence genome harbors these coding sequences:
- the JUND gene encoding transcription factor jun-D, producing the protein MEIPFYHDEMLNLHQLSSLYTSTVATMMKKDLNLNLNEQVANNLKSLRDGDGLLTSPDLGLLKLASPELERLIIQSNGLVTTTPTTSQFIYPKVASEEQEFAEGFVKALEDLHKQNQLGVPSAVDLSSVPAVANLQPPLPADAPVYANLSSYSSGSMGTTVNYSTDTVPFPPPPSGLSQPSGAHPPRLQTLKDEPQIVPEVATFGESPPMSPINMDTQERIKAERKRLRNRIAASKCRKRKLERISRLEEKVKSLKNQNTELASTANLLREQVAQLKQKVMSHVNSGCQLLPQQVQAY; encoded by the coding sequence ATGGAAATACCCTTCTACCATGATGAGATGTTGAATCTGCATCAGTTGTCAAGCCTTTACACTTCCACTGTTGCCACCATGATGAAAAAGGACCTTAACCTCAACCTGAATGAGCAGGTAGCCAACAACCTAAAGTCTCTACGTGATGGTGATGGCCTTTTAACTTCTCCTGATCTTGGACTGCTGAAGCTAGCTTCTCCAGAACTTGAGAGGCTCATCATTCAATCTAATGGCCTGGTCACAACCACTCCAACTACCAGCCAATTTATTTACCCAAAGGTGGCCAGCGAAGAACAGGAGTTTGCTGAAGGATTTGTGAAAGCCCTGGAGGATCTTCACAAACAGAATCAACTTGGGGTCCCCAGTGCAGTGGATTTAAGTTCTGTACCTGCAGTTGCTAATCTCCAGCCTCCCCTACCAGCTGATGCCCCTGTATATGCCAATCTCAGTAGCTACTCAAGTGGATCAATGGGCACCACTGTTAACTACAGCACTGACACTGTACCATTTCCACCTCCACCATCAGGCTTGTCACAGCCGTCTGGGGCCCATCCACCTAGACTACAAACTCTCAAGGATGAACCTCAAATTGTGCCAGAAGTGGCAACTTTTGGGGAAAGCCCACCAATGTCTCCAATTAATATGGACACACAGGAACGAATCAAGGCTGAACGAAAGAGGCTACGAAACCGAATAGCAGCATCTAAATGCAGAAAGAGGAAATTGGAGAGAATTTCTAGACTCGAGGAGAAAGTGAAAAGCCTTAAAAATCAAAATACGGAGTTGGCATCTACTGCTAACCTGTTGAGGGAACAGGTGGCCCAGCTGAAGCAGAAGGTCATGAGTCATGTCAACAGTGGCTGCCAACTTCTTCCTCAGCAAGTCCAAGCTTATTAA
- the LOC122927001 gene encoding uncharacterized protein LOC122927001, translating to MELRPTVDNLEDTEKSDMGGEETPAFFSHESSPQHSPAVEATEPPMAMSGGEPKRPQTSQQPRRRRNVRQSSSELATREMIDARVIQFLAQRRTDGQEELMLRGLAPMMRQVPQPSHQQCVASLALVLKMYSLPYQRDILFDINQLLQEILMASNKQPTSFHQAQHPSHGPPSAGPTFQGSQDRNPPLAQSLNVSMFPAGTPQPAQVRPGSSYAPGSFTRDLFDL from the exons ATGGAGTTGAGGCC tactgtggacaatcTTGAGGACACAGAAAAATCAGATATGGGTGGTGAAGAAACGCCTGCGTTTTTTTCACATGAATCAAGCCCGCAACATTCTCCTGCTGTGGAAGCAACTGAACCACCCATGGCAATGAGTGGCGGGGAACCCAAAAGGCCCCAAACTTCGCAACAGCCCAGAAGGAGGAGGAATGTCCGTCAGTCTTCCTCTGAGCTAGCAACTCGGGAAATGATAGATGCCCGAGTTATCCAGTTCCTAGCTCAGAGGAGGACTGATGGACAAGAAGAACTCATGCTAAGGGGGCTTGCGCCAATGATGAGGCAGGTTCCCCAACCTAGCCATCAACAATGTGTTGCGTCCCTAGCACTGGTTCTAAAAATGTACTCTCTCCCATACCAGAGAGACATATTATTTGACATCAATCAGTTGCTGCAAGAAATTTTGATGGCTTCAAATAAGCAGCCTACCTCCTTTCATCAGGCTCAACATCCAAGCCATGGTCCTCCTTCTGCGGGACCTACTTTCCAGGGGTCACAAGACCGAAACCCTCCCCTTGCCCAGTCCTTGAATGTGAGCATGTTTCCAGCTGGTACACCCCAACCAGCCCAGGTACGGCCGGGATCTTCGTACGCCCCTGGCTCTTTTACAAGAGACTTATttgatttgtaa